From the Corythoichthys intestinalis isolate RoL2023-P3 chromosome 13, ASM3026506v1, whole genome shotgun sequence genome, one window contains:
- the pnp5a gene encoding purine nucleoside phosphorylase 5a gives MRLFTHASFGGGLQHINRTSCAGQLERERHNLTHRPIFSVLVMFPQANQSYTYEDCKATADWLLAQTDVRPTVGIVCGSGLGGLAAMLKDQVAFNYKDIPNFPQSTVHGHAGRLVFGTLKGRSCVCMQGRFHLYEGYPIQKITLPMRIFKLLGVDTVMLTNAAGGLNQDFKVGDIMIMKDHLNMPGFAGNNPLAGLNDDRFGVRFPCMSDAYDRELQQLAMDVGQELGFGDFLREGVYCVLGGPSFETIAECRMLHKLGADAVGMSTVHEVIVARHCGMRVFALSLITNQAVMDYDSEEKANHEEVLQTGKQRAEQLEKLIYTMVTRMEHNNDA, from the exons ATGAGGCTTTTCACGCATGCGTCATTCGGCGGAGGGCTGCAGCATATAAACCGCACGAGTTGCGCCGGACAGCTAGAAAGAGAGAGACACAACCTGACTCATCGACCGATCTTTTCTGTGCTTGTCATGTTTCCTCAAGCCAACCAAAG CTACACTTACGAGGACTGCAAGGCCACTGCCGACTGGCTCCTGGCGCAGACCGACGTGCGGCCCACCGTCGGCATCGTTTGCGGTTCGGGCCTGGGCGGGCTGGcggccatgctgaaagaccaggTAGCCTTCAACTACAAGGACATTCCAAATTTCCCGCAGAGCACAG TGCACGGTCACGCCGGTAGGCTGGTTTTCGGGACCTTAAAGGGGAGATCGTGCGTGTGCATGCAGGGTCGCTTCCACTTGTATGAGGGCTACCCCATCCAGAAG ATCACACTCCCCATGCGCATTTTCAAGCTGCTCGGCGTCGACACGGTGATGCTGACCAACGCGGCGGGTGGTCTCAATCAGGACTTCAAGGTGGGAGACATCATGATCATGAAAGACCACCTTAATATGCCGGGCTTCGCCGGAAACAACCCTCTCGCCGGACTCAACGACGACAG GTTCGGCGTGCGTTTCCCGTGCATGTCCGACGCGTACGATCGAGAACTTCAGCAACTGGCCATGGACGTGGGGCAGGAGCTGGGCTTCGGGGACTTCCTACGGGAGGGCGTTTACTGCGTGCTGGGAGGGCCGTCCTTCGAGACCATCGCCGAGTGCCGGATGCTGCACAAACTCGGTGCCGACGCCGTAG GCATGAGCACGGTCCACGAGGTGATCGTTGCTCGCCACTGCGGCATGCGCGTCTTCGCCCTGTCGCTGATCACCAACCAGGCGGTAATGGACTACGACAGCGAGGAGAAGGCCAACCACGAGGAGGTCCTCCAGACGGGCAAGCAGCGGGCGGAGCAACTGGAGAAGCTAATTTACACCATGGTGACCAGGATGGAGCACAACAACGACGCCTGA